A genomic window from Triticum urartu cultivar G1812 chromosome 7, Tu2.1, whole genome shotgun sequence includes:
- the LOC125522543 gene encoding probable mitochondrial adenine nucleotide transporter BTL1 has translation MGVEEGFRGNKLTLASIGFAEARGAGAFKDDGLLGVGLPKPKDGYLDWDVAVRLSLPDVGAAVRTLLRRREIAEFVSGAMAGTMTKAVLAPLETIRTRMVVGVGSKQIFGTFMEIMEHNGWQGLWAGNTINMIRIIPTQAIELGTFECVKRSMTSAQLRWKEDGCPKIQLGGLTIELPLHLLSPIAVGGAAAGIVSTLVCHPLEVLKDRLTVNRDAYPRNIALAFNKIYRTEGVGGLYAGLCPTLVGMLPYSTCYYFMYETIKTSYCHAHEKKSLSRPELLVIGALSGLTASTISFPLEVARKRLMVGALRGRCPPNMVAALAEVVKEEGFKGLFRGWAASSLKVMPTSGVTLVFYEACKDILLAPHLA, from the exons ATGGGCGTGGAGGAGGGCTTTCGCGGCAACAAGCTCACGCTCGCCAGCATCGGCTTCGCCGAAGCCCGCGGCGCCGGCGCGTTCAAGGACGACGGTCTGCTTGGAGTGGGGCTCCCCAAGCCCAAGGACGGCTACCTCGACTGGGACGTAGCAGTCAGGCTCAGCCTGCCGGACGTCGGCGCCGCCGTCAGG ACTTTGCTGAGGCGTCGAGAAATTGCAGAATTCGTCAGCGGGGCAATGGCTGGTACCATGACTAAAGCTGTTCTTGCTCCTCTAGAAACTATCAG GACAAGAATGGTTGTCGGTGTAGGGTCAAAACAGATTTTCGGTACTTTCATGGAGATCATGGAACACAATGGCTGGCAAGGGCTCTGGGCAGGCAACACGATTAACATGATCCGCATCATTCCTACTCAAGCAATTGAGCTCGGCACATTCGAGTGCGTCAAACGGAGCATGACTTCAGCACAATTGCGATGGAAAGAGGATGGATGCCCAAAGATACAGCTCGGTGGTTTGACGATCGAGCTGCCTCTTCACCTGCTATCTCCAATCGCCGTTGGAGGCGCGGCAGCTGGGATAGTCAGCACTTTAGTGTGCCACCCCCTTGAGGTCCTCAAG GATCGTCTGACTGTTAACCGCGACGCGTATCCTAGAAATATCGCCCTTGCGTTCAACAAGATCTACCGAACCGAAGGCGTCGGCGGTCTGTACGCCGGCCTGTGCCCGACGCTGGTCGGCATGCTCCCTTACAGCACATGCTACTACTTCATGTATGAGACGATCAAGACCTCCTACTGCCATGCACATGAGAAGAAGTCGCTGAGCCGTCCCGAGCTGCTGGTCATCGGAGCTCTTTCAG GTCTGACGGCGAGCACGATCAGCTTCCCTCTGGAAGTGGCGAGGAAGCGGCTGATGGTCGGAGCCCTGCGAGGGAGATGCCCGCCCAACATGGTCGCGGCCTTGGCCGAGGTGGTCAAGGAGGAGGGCTTCAAGGGGCTGTTCCGCGGCTGGGCGGCGAGCTCCCTCAAGGTCATGCCCACGTCCGGCGTCACCTTGGTGTTCTACGAGGCATGCAAGGACATCCTTCTGGCTCCACACCTAGCCTAG
- the LOC125520999 gene encoding pumilio homolog 5-like: MATQSAVRLIGGAGAGGWTKDFGAFDSPLGNLPGEGLGFVENGSGIYGGWGESVPNRSGSAPPSMEGSLAALGNLIGQRSGNFDTSLGNLDNVTGSSTAEEQLRADPAYFDYYGSKVNLNPRLPPPLISRESRRFMNRVGKVKEWRVVSQDDSNKGSLFIPRSTLSTHKEEPEDDKSPRLDSSSADDEQMNLVDFVQESFQQNPDSLYDNSSHLSSSSIGDGVAVHSNIDSSRNLPHDVVKPSGLNSWTPVPLASVLRSTLGNNLSSTSVPSSSCSDNNPSVQISEQQQEKQSIDMKPGNDVPVSGAVVTKLDVVDSSMKNLKLSLDSPTTSQVKQQWQGNFLQQYGFSPLVQGDHMPMTPHGAHLPHVPFVDNVSHTQLKLPTGDMQQLLPQLGMPTPFYTSNSFGSPYYQNLHPASVLANPYVTAGYALGGSGFPPVMTSYSPQSSAATPLDSPMTPSFSGRPSGFPSAGNLTAGTEFVQPYKMYGQLGVPMQPTIPDPNFFQFFQHPSFPQYASGNQYNTLAPRGSVFGNVADNFDPRKLFPQAQYPSDQRLQLPKTGIFNSPTTLRGGTVPNYHGISPYVGAPLTYPTSPVFQGQPFSGISPSGRNDSARFQSASRSMTAVSGFQGQREREKFDNPKACTFLEELKSNRARRVELSDITGRIVDFSADQHGSRFIQQKLENCTAEEKAAVFAEVLPHASSLMTDVFGNYVIQKFFEHGTPEQRRDLAAKLAGHVVPLSLQMYGCRVIQKALEVMELDQKIDLVRELDGNIMRCVRDQNGNHVIQKCIECVPTEHIGFVVSAFRGQVASLSMHPYGCRVIQRVLEHCGGDSRGQCIIDEILQSACILAQDQYGNYVTQHVVEKGKSHERAQIISKLAGQVVTMSQNKFASNVIEKCFQHGDIAERDLLIREIVEQTDGNDTLLAMMKDQYANYVVQKILETCNDEQRELLVSRVKGHLQALRKYTYGKHIASRVEQLCGEGDAECDS, from the exons ATGGCCACACAGAGTGCTGTTCGGTTGATTGGAGGGGCAGGGGCTGGTGGCTGGACTAAGGATTTCGGAGCATTCGACTCTCCACTGGGAAATCTTCCAGGAGAAGGGCTGGGGTTTGTGGAGAATGGCAGTGGGATTTATGGGGGCTGGGGGGAATCTGTCCCAAATCGAAGTGGAAGCGCACCTCCTAGCATGGAGGGATCTCTGGCTGCTCTTGGTAATCTTATAGGTCAGCGGAGTGGAAACTTCGACACCAGTTTAGGTAACTTGGACAATGTGACTGGCAGTTCCACGGCTGAGGAGCAGTTACGTGCTGATCCTGCATACTTTGACTATTATGGTTCCAAGGTGAATTTGAACCCAAGGCTTCCTCCTCCACTAATCTCAAGGGAGAGCCGCCGCTTCATGAACCGAGTTGGCAAGGTTAAAGAATGGAGAGTGGTTTCCCAAGATGACAGCAATAAAGGCTCCTTATTTATACCTCGATCTACTCTATCAACTCACAAGGAAGAACCGGAAGATGATAAGTCTCCAAGGTTGGATTCAAGTTCTGCAGATGATGAACAGATGAATCTTGTGGATTTTGTGCAG GAGAGCTTCCAGCAGAACCCCGATTCGTTGTATGATAACTCTTCACATCTATCAAGCAGCAGTATTGGTGATGGCGTAGCTGTCCATTCTAATATTGACTCATCAAGGAATTTGCCACATGATGTTGTCAAGCCATCAGGGTTAAATTCGTGGACACCTGTACCTTTGGCCAGTGTACTGAGAAGTACACTTGGCAACAATCTTTCATCTACATCTGTTCCCAGTTCATCATGTTCTGATAATAACCCTAGTGTACAAATTTCTGAGCAACAGCAAGAAAAGCAGAGCATAGACATGAAGCCTGGAAATGATGTGCCTGTCAGTGGGGCAGTTGTTACTAAACTTGATGTTGTGGACTCTAGCATGAAGAATTTGAAGTTAAGTTTGGATAGCCCGACTACGTCACAAGTTAAGCAGCAGTGGCAGGGCAATTTCTTGCAGCAGTATGGCTTCTCACCTCTAGTCCAAGGCGACCATATGCCAATGACTCCTCATGGAGCACATCTGCCCCATGTTCCTTTTGTTGACAACGTGTCTCATACTCAGCTAAAACTACCCACTGGTGACATGCAGCAACTTTTACCTCAACTTGGTATGCCAACACCCTTTTATACATCGAATTCTTTTGGAAGCCCATATTATCAGAATTTGCATCCAGCCAGTGTATTGGCAAATCCTTATGTGACTGCTGGGTATGCTTTGGGTGGTTCAGGTTTCCCACCCGTTATGACTAGCTATTCTCCCCAGAGTTCTGCTGCGACACCTCTCGACAGTCCTATGACTCCAAGCTTTAGTGGTAGGCCATCTGGTTTTCCTTCAGCAGGGAATCTTACTGCAGGAACCGAGTTTGTTCAGCCATATAAAATGTATGGGCAACTCGGGGTTCCCATGCAGCCAACTATTCCCGACCCGAACTTTTTTCAGTTCTTTCAGCATCCCTCTTTTCCACAGTATGCTAGTGGAAATCAATACAATACATTGGCTCCAAGGGGTAGTGTTTTTGGAAATGTTGCTGATAATTTTGATCCACGTAAGTTATTTCCTCAAGCTCAATATCCATCTGATCAGAGGCTTCAACTTCCAAAAACTGGAATTTTTAATTCTCCTACAACCCTAAGAGGAGGAACTGTTCCAAATTATCATGGCATTTCACCCTATGTTGGAGCGCCATTGACTTATCCAACAAGCCCAGTGTTTCAGGGGCAACCTTTCTCTGGAATTTCCCCCTCTGGTAGAAATGATTCTGCGAGGTTTCAGTCCGCCTCAAGAAGTATGACTGCTGTTTCTGGGTTTCAAGGGCAGCGAGAAAGGGAGAAATTTGATAACCCGAAGGCATGCACTTTCCTGGAAGAACTGAAGTCCAACAGAGCACGTAGGGTTGAGCTATCTGATATCACAGGTCGCATAGTAGATTTCAG CGCTGACCAACATGGTAGCCGTTTCATCCAGCAGAAATTGGAAAACTGCACTGCTGAAGAGAAGGCAGCCGTGTTTGCAGAAGTTCTTCCTCATGCTTCATCTTTAATGACTGATGTGTTCGGGAATTATGTGATCCAAAAG TTTTTTGAACATGGAACTCCTGAGCAAAGAAGGGATCTTGCCGCCAAGCTTGCTGGTCATGTTGTACCTTTGAGCCTTCAGATGTATGGATGCCGAGTAATTCAAAAG GCTCTGGAAGTTATGGAACTTGACCAGAAAATAGATCTGGTCCGCGAGCTTGATGGAAATATTATGCGATGTGTTCGTGACCAAAATGGGAATCATGTTATACAGAAGTGCATAGAGTGTGTCCCCACGGAACATATTGGTTTTGTAGTATCTGCTTTTCGGGGACAAGTTGCTAGTCTTTCAATGCATCCATATGGTTGCCGTGTTATTCAG AGAGTTTTGGAGCATTGTGGTGGTGATTCACGAGGTCAGTGCATAATAGATGAAATATTGCAGTCCGCTTGCATCCTCGCACAAGACCAGTATGGCAACTATGTCACCCAG CATGTTGTGGAAAAAGGAAAAAGTCATGAAAGGGCTCAAATTATCAGTAAGTTGGCTGGGCAGGTTGTCACCATGAGCCAAAATAAATTTGCATCAAATGTGATAGAGAAGTGTTTCCAACATGGAGATATTGCGGAACGAGATCTTCTGATCAGAGAGATTGTGGAGCAGACTGACGGAAATGATACCTTGCTG GCAATGATGAAGGATCAGTATGCTAATTATGTTGTTCAGAAGATACTTGAAACATGCAACGATGAGCAGCGGGAACTTCTGGTCAGCCGTGTAAAGGGTCACTTGCAAGCACTGAGGAAGTACACCTATGGCAAACATATCGCGAGCCGAGTCGAGCAGCTTTGCGGTGAAG GAGATGCCGAGTGCGACTCCTAG